A window of the Tessaracoccus sp. MC1865 genome harbors these coding sequences:
- a CDS encoding SDR family oxidoreductase has product MSNTWSVVTGGSTGLGVAFAERLAAEGSDVWLAARSGDQMQAVARRLESEYGVATRISTVDLTHREARRAFIEEVRAAKVGHLVNNAGFAQLGQFAASDPEGTTDMVELNIVALTDLTHAVLPGMLERGRGAIVNVASTAAFQPTPNMAAYAASKAYVLQFSVALWRELKPTGVRVIASCPGATKTEFWVRGGDDNMMRTRRAPEQVATVTFDALRKHRPFVVDGTMNRVMAFATRLVPMDLQTQIAGVITASR; this is encoded by the coding sequence ATGAGCAACACGTGGTCTGTGGTTACCGGAGGATCGACAGGGCTGGGCGTGGCCTTCGCCGAACGGCTCGCCGCCGAGGGCAGCGACGTCTGGCTCGCTGCCCGCAGCGGGGACCAGATGCAGGCAGTCGCCCGCCGGCTGGAGTCCGAGTACGGCGTCGCGACCCGCATCTCGACGGTGGATCTGACCCACCGCGAGGCCCGCCGCGCGTTCATCGAGGAGGTCCGGGCGGCCAAGGTCGGTCATCTGGTGAACAACGCCGGCTTCGCCCAACTCGGCCAGTTCGCCGCCTCGGATCCCGAGGGCACCACCGACATGGTGGAACTCAACATCGTCGCGCTCACGGACCTCACGCACGCCGTCCTGCCCGGGATGCTGGAGCGGGGCCGGGGCGCCATCGTCAACGTCGCCTCCACCGCGGCGTTCCAGCCGACGCCGAACATGGCCGCCTATGCAGCGAGCAAGGCTTACGTCCTGCAGTTCAGCGTCGCACTGTGGCGCGAGCTCAAGCCCACCGGCGTGCGGGTCATCGCCAGCTGCCCCGGAGCGACGAAGACCGAGTTCTGGGTCAGGGGCGGCGACGACAACATGATGCGCACCCGCCGCGCCCCCGAACAGGTCGCTACGGTGACCTTCGACGCGCTGCGGAAGCACCGCCCGTTCGTGGTGGACGGCACCATGAACCGCGTGATGGCCTTCGCCACCCGCCTGGTCCCGATGGACCTGCAGACGCAGATCGCCGGCGTCATCACGGCCTCGCGTTAG
- a CDS encoding sucrase ferredoxin encodes MLRCSMEWSRADLPAWGTAARATFYVCLEIPGPWGPLAATGARLLDPAVGAELEDTITGLGGRFILIRHPERRTIGTDPLAVLLSGGFDDGGWLRRMEVSDPTELLEMIRAWGGAGVPEGRDGGAAMLVCSHARRDQCCALAGRPILAALTREVGPESIWEASHLGGHRFAPTMLLLPTGQVLGRLNAVAALSAYRAAEEHALWPGGARKDRGRSHLPPEQQAAEAWALAEFGRRDETAHPDTAGISLTPVPAVDLSSELLDGGPGVRVRLRGWEITVDVQRVTTDGAAPASCGKPAEPLYYWRVEPRLPA; translated from the coding sequence ATGCTGCGTTGCTCGATGGAGTGGTCGCGCGCCGACCTCCCCGCCTGGGGCACCGCCGCGCGCGCCACCTTCTATGTCTGCCTGGAGATCCCCGGCCCCTGGGGCCCGCTCGCCGCGACGGGCGCCCGCCTGCTGGATCCCGCGGTGGGCGCGGAACTGGAGGACACCATCACAGGGCTGGGCGGCCGCTTCATCTTGATCCGGCACCCGGAGCGCCGCACGATCGGGACGGATCCCCTCGCCGTGCTCCTGTCCGGAGGATTCGACGACGGTGGCTGGCTTCGTCGCATGGAGGTCTCGGATCCCACCGAGCTGCTCGAAATGATCCGAGCCTGGGGTGGCGCCGGTGTGCCGGAAGGCCGCGACGGCGGTGCCGCCATGCTGGTGTGCAGCCACGCCCGGCGCGACCAGTGCTGCGCCCTGGCCGGCCGCCCCATCCTGGCGGCGCTCACCAGGGAGGTGGGTCCGGAATCGATCTGGGAAGCCTCCCACCTCGGTGGGCACCGCTTCGCCCCCACCATGCTGCTGCTGCCCACCGGTCAGGTCCTCGGACGGCTCAACGCGGTGGCGGCGCTGAGTGCCTACCGCGCGGCCGAGGAGCATGCCCTGTGGCCGGGCGGCGCCCGCAAGGACCGGGGTCGCTCGCACCTCCCGCCTGAGCAGCAGGCCGCTGAGGCCTGGGCGCTGGCCGAGTTCGGACGCCGCGATGAGACCGCCCACCCGGACACGGCGGGCATCTCGCTCACGCCCGTCCCCGCCGTCGACCTCTCCAGCGAACTGCTGGACGGGGGTCCCGGCGTGCGCGTGCGGCTGAGGGGCTGGGAGATCACGGTGGATGTGCAGCGCGTCACGACGGACGGCGCCGCTCCTGCCAGTTGCGGCAAACCTGCCGAGCCGCTCTACTACTGGCGCGTCGAGCCCCGCCTCCCGGCATGA
- the ccsB gene encoding c-type cytochrome biogenesis protein CcsB codes for MTTLSEWSYTLMVYAAVVYLIAFAAHTVEWSSARGQSPVRPLDGSEDGARTRVDLFGRLGLIFTVVAALMQVSAVVLRGVAAGRPPWGNMYEFITSTMAFAAVLYLVVALRLGMRWLGLGMTLLFTVGVGLAVTQWYVEVAPLVPALHSVWFVIHIVAAAIAGAAFNVGALASILYLLRERAERRAQAGQGEIRGYLAKVPSSAKLDLFSYRLHAFAVPLWTFTIVAGSIWAQYAWGRFWNWDPKETWSFITWVVYVAYLHARATAGWRGRPVAIIAVIGVFAFWFNFVGVNLLFSGLHSYAGI; via the coding sequence ATGACGACCCTGTCCGAGTGGTCCTACACCCTGATGGTCTATGCCGCGGTGGTGTACCTCATCGCGTTCGCCGCGCACACCGTCGAATGGTCCTCCGCGCGCGGACAGTCCCCGGTGCGTCCACTCGACGGTTCTGAGGATGGTGCCCGCACCCGCGTGGACCTGTTCGGCCGGCTCGGTCTGATCTTCACCGTGGTGGCCGCACTGATGCAGGTGTCGGCCGTGGTACTGCGGGGCGTGGCGGCCGGGCGTCCGCCGTGGGGCAACATGTACGAGTTCATCACCTCGACGATGGCCTTCGCCGCGGTCCTGTACCTCGTGGTGGCCCTCAGGTTGGGGATGCGCTGGCTCGGGTTGGGCATGACGCTGCTGTTCACCGTCGGGGTCGGCCTGGCCGTCACGCAGTGGTACGTCGAGGTCGCGCCGCTCGTGCCGGCGCTGCACAGCGTCTGGTTCGTCATCCACATCGTGGCCGCGGCCATCGCCGGCGCAGCCTTCAACGTGGGCGCGCTCGCCTCGATCCTCTACCTGCTCCGGGAACGCGCCGAGCGCCGGGCCCAGGCGGGGCAGGGTGAGATCCGGGGCTACCTGGCGAAGGTGCCGTCGTCCGCGAAGCTCGACCTGTTCTCCTACCGGCTGCACGCGTTCGCCGTGCCCCTCTGGACGTTCACCATCGTGGCCGGCTCCATCTGGGCGCAGTACGCCTGGGGACGGTTCTGGAACTGGGATCCCAAGGAGACTTGGTCGTTCATCACCTGGGTGGTCTACGTTGCCTACCTGCACGCCCGCGCGACGGCGGGTTGGCGTGGCCGCCCGGTCGCGATCATCGCGGTCATCGGCGTGTTCGCCTTCTGGTTCAACTTCGTGGGCGTCAACCTGCTGTTCAGTGGGTTGCACTCGTACGCCGGTATCTGA
- a CDS encoding heavy metal translocating P-type ATPase: MAGFIRRYPLVAATLTALVTVLALHFAGQSIAAQWIGTGYVVFIVALTAVGMARDIARGHYGLDILAVVAMAAAIGVGEYIAAMIVVLMLTGGEALEDFAAARATRDLDALLKRAPVTAHRMASEEPTAAVTDIPVDDVRPGDLLLVKPSQVVPVDGNLLTDEATFDESSLTGESLPVAKTLGDPVLSGSVNTQRAVRIRATADAASSQYQQIIALVQQAEDAKAPTVRLADRYAIPFTLISLVIAGLAWWLSGDPVRFASVLVLATPCPLLIAAPVAFMGGMSASARSGIIVKGGATLEALARAKSIAFDKTGTLSHGEPELVDVITANGISPDELLRLAASAEQYSSHVLAKGVIRAALERGLALSSTHDAEEIATNGVRARIDGRRVVIGKLAFVRAEDQAAHPVQLGAGQTSVAVAVDGRFVGTLLLADRLRENAAQTVEQLRGLGFENIAMLTGDNQDTAGTLADQAGIGHVHAELLPAEKVERIRAMPGPVIMVGDGVNDAPVLAMADVGIAMGARGSTAASESADAVIVRDDVHRVVRAVEIGRHTYRVALTAIWIGIVLSLGLMLVAAFGYIPPVAGALTQEVVDLAAILYALRALTGGKPDTQAQSTSPTAALSRSTRLVESST; the protein is encoded by the coding sequence ATGGCTGGCTTCATCAGGCGGTACCCACTCGTGGCGGCCACCCTGACCGCCCTGGTTACGGTGCTCGCGCTCCACTTCGCCGGGCAGTCCATCGCCGCCCAGTGGATCGGCACCGGCTACGTCGTCTTCATCGTCGCCCTCACCGCCGTGGGCATGGCCAGGGACATCGCGCGGGGGCATTACGGCCTCGACATCCTCGCCGTCGTGGCCATGGCCGCGGCCATCGGCGTGGGGGAGTACATCGCGGCGATGATCGTGGTGCTGATGCTGACCGGCGGCGAGGCGCTGGAGGACTTCGCCGCGGCGCGGGCCACCCGCGACCTCGACGCGCTGCTCAAGCGCGCCCCCGTGACCGCCCACCGCATGGCTTCCGAGGAGCCGACGGCCGCGGTCACCGATATCCCGGTCGACGACGTCCGCCCCGGCGACCTGCTGCTCGTCAAGCCCTCCCAGGTGGTGCCCGTCGACGGCAACCTCCTGACCGACGAGGCGACCTTCGACGAGTCATCGCTCACCGGCGAATCGCTGCCCGTCGCGAAGACCCTCGGCGACCCCGTCCTCTCCGGCTCGGTCAACACCCAGCGCGCGGTCCGCATCCGGGCCACCGCCGACGCGGCGTCGTCGCAGTACCAGCAGATCATCGCGCTCGTGCAACAGGCGGAGGACGCCAAGGCCCCCACCGTGCGTCTGGCCGACCGCTACGCCATCCCGTTCACGCTCATCTCGCTGGTGATAGCCGGCCTCGCCTGGTGGCTCTCCGGCGACCCCGTCCGCTTCGCCTCCGTCCTCGTCCTCGCCACCCCGTGCCCGCTGCTCATCGCCGCTCCCGTCGCCTTCATGGGCGGCATGAGCGCCTCCGCGCGCTCCGGCATCATCGTCAAGGGCGGCGCCACGCTCGAGGCCCTCGCAAGGGCGAAGTCGATCGCCTTCGACAAGACCGGCACCCTCTCGCACGGCGAACCTGAACTCGTCGACGTGATCACCGCCAACGGCATCTCCCCCGACGAACTGCTGAGGCTGGCTGCGTCCGCAGAGCAGTACTCATCGCACGTTCTGGCCAAGGGAGTCATCCGCGCCGCACTGGAGCGTGGCCTGGCCCTCAGCAGCACCCACGACGCCGAGGAGATCGCCACCAACGGCGTGCGGGCGCGCATCGACGGCCGGCGCGTCGTCATCGGCAAGCTCGCGTTCGTGCGCGCCGAGGACCAGGCCGCGCACCCGGTGCAGCTGGGTGCCGGCCAGACCTCCGTCGCGGTCGCCGTCGACGGCCGCTTCGTCGGCACCCTCCTGCTGGCCGACAGGCTCCGGGAGAACGCGGCTCAGACCGTCGAGCAGCTGCGGGGTCTCGGCTTCGAGAACATCGCGATGCTCACCGGCGACAACCAGGACACCGCCGGGACCCTCGCCGATCAGGCCGGGATCGGGCATGTGCACGCCGAACTCCTGCCTGCGGAGAAGGTGGAGCGGATCCGCGCAATGCCCGGCCCTGTGATCATGGTGGGCGACGGCGTCAACGACGCCCCCGTGCTCGCGATGGCGGACGTCGGCATCGCCATGGGTGCCCGGGGTTCCACGGCCGCCAGCGAATCCGCGGACGCCGTCATCGTGCGTGACGACGTGCACCGGGTGGTGCGGGCCGTTGAGATCGGCCGGCACACCTACCGCGTGGCGCTGACCGCGATCTGGATCGGCATCGTCCTGTCGCTGGGCCTGATGCTCGTGGCCGCGTTCGGGTACATCCCGCCCGTGGCGGGGGCGCTCACGCAGGAGGTGGTCGACCTCGCGGCCATCCTCTACGCACTGCGCGCGTTGACGGGAGGAAAGCCCGACACTCAGGCGCAGTCCACCAGCCCGACGGCCGCCTTGAGCCGCAGCACGCGGCTGGTGGAATCCAGCACCTGA
- a CDS encoding glycoside hydrolase family 3 protein has protein sequence MRRILAAAGVAALGLTGCATEPLIPPQYRTAEPALRASQPTSAADAETTPKELISPEAAPVDECRALAEELSLEQQVGQLFMVGVDTGGLDPTTRSAISDSRIGSVVLLGNTTAGTSQLRKLTAELGSLGTAQLPLLVAVDQEGGAVQRLKGAGFDAIPPARDQGALPPSELREAAAGWAEELHAAGIRYDLAPVADVVPEDKRLSNEPIGKLKRDFGAEPEAVSDSVVGFIEGMRSAGIATSVKHFPGLGEVTTNTDYGAAQDTDTTRDSRNLEPFRAAVEAGVDSVMVSSAVFEEIDPDNEGVFSQTVITDLLRGELGFDGVVIADDLGAAAAVKAIKPGERAVRFFDAGGDLVINANPSIMRAMVTATLEAAGDDESFAAQVLDSTSRVLRLKAAVGLVDCA, from the coding sequence GTGAGGCGCATCCTGGCAGCGGCGGGGGTGGCGGCGCTCGGACTGACCGGTTGCGCCACCGAACCGCTGATCCCGCCGCAGTACCGCACGGCTGAGCCTGCCCTCAGAGCGTCCCAACCGACCTCTGCTGCGGACGCTGAAACGACACCCAAGGAACTGATCTCACCTGAGGCCGCGCCGGTCGACGAGTGCCGTGCACTGGCGGAGGAGCTGTCGCTGGAGCAGCAGGTGGGCCAGCTCTTCATGGTCGGCGTCGACACCGGCGGGCTGGACCCGACGACGCGCTCGGCCATCTCGGATTCCCGGATCGGTTCGGTGGTCCTGCTGGGTAACACCACGGCGGGCACCAGCCAACTGCGGAAGCTGACGGCTGAGCTCGGCAGCCTCGGCACCGCGCAGCTGCCCCTCCTCGTCGCGGTCGACCAGGAGGGCGGCGCCGTCCAGCGGCTCAAGGGAGCGGGCTTCGACGCCATCCCGCCGGCGCGCGACCAGGGAGCCCTGCCCCCGTCCGAACTGCGGGAAGCCGCGGCCGGCTGGGCCGAGGAACTCCATGCGGCAGGGATCCGCTACGACCTGGCCCCCGTCGCCGATGTGGTGCCCGAAGACAAACGCTTGTCGAACGAGCCGATCGGCAAGTTGAAGCGCGATTTCGGTGCCGAGCCTGAAGCTGTCTCGGATTCCGTGGTGGGGTTCATCGAGGGAATGCGGTCGGCCGGGATCGCCACCTCCGTCAAGCACTTCCCGGGGCTGGGTGAGGTCACCACCAACACGGATTACGGCGCCGCGCAGGACACCGACACGACGCGGGATTCCCGGAACCTCGAGCCGTTCCGCGCCGCCGTCGAGGCCGGGGTGGATTCGGTCATGGTGTCGTCGGCCGTGTTCGAGGAGATCGACCCGGACAACGAGGGTGTGTTCTCGCAGACGGTCATCACGGACCTCCTGCGCGGGGAACTGGGCTTCGACGGCGTGGTGATCGCCGACGACCTCGGCGCCGCCGCCGCGGTGAAGGCCATCAAGCCGGGGGAGCGCGCCGTCCGGTTCTTCGACGCCGGTGGGGACCTCGTGATCAACGCCAACCCCTCGATCATGCGCGCCATGGTGACCGCCACCCTGGAGGCGGCGGGCGACGACGAGTCGTTCGCGGCTCAGGTGCTGGATTCCACCAGCCGCGTGCTGCGGCTCAAGGCGGCCGTCGGGCTGGTGGACTGCGCCTGA
- a CDS encoding mycothione reductase, translating into MQHFDLVVIGSGSGNSLIDERFDKWNIALIDRDETFGGTCLNRGCIPTKMFVLPADLAASPPEAARLGVDLEYKGSDWAAIRDRIFGRIDPISAGGLDWRMRSPNVTVFRDEARFIGERTLQVGDVQISADRIVLATGSRPRMVDVPGIADIRSSLYTSDTIMRVDERPRRLVILGGGFIAAEFAHVFASLGTKVTLINRSEVLLRGADREISEQFAHKLGRRVQLRLNQALSSFERSADGGVTVVTTDRNGIEYEYYADAVLMAVGRERNSDVLDPAAGGVETRAFGQIRVDAQQRTSADGVWALGDVSSDYLLKHVANAEMRTVQHNLLHPERPIETDHRYVPYAVFSDPQVAAVGATEEQLKNWGTPYVAARQRYGDVAYGWALEDEGHFVKLLADPGSLRLLGAHIIGPQAPTLIQPLIQAMSFGLRVDEMARGQYWIHPALPEVVENALLGLLSAQRHAEQHK; encoded by the coding sequence ATGCAGCATTTCGATCTCGTGGTCATCGGTTCCGGCTCTGGAAACTCCCTCATCGATGAACGGTTCGACAAGTGGAACATCGCACTCATCGACCGGGACGAGACGTTCGGCGGCACCTGCCTCAACCGCGGCTGCATCCCCACCAAGATGTTCGTGCTGCCGGCAGACCTGGCGGCGTCGCCCCCTGAGGCGGCCCGCCTCGGGGTGGACCTCGAGTACAAGGGTTCAGATTGGGCGGCCATCCGCGACCGCATCTTCGGCCGCATCGACCCCATCTCGGCCGGTGGGCTCGACTGGCGGATGCGGTCCCCGAACGTGACCGTCTTCCGCGACGAGGCGCGCTTCATCGGCGAGCGCACCCTCCAGGTGGGCGATGTCCAGATCAGCGCGGACCGCATCGTGCTGGCCACGGGTTCCCGGCCGCGCATGGTGGATGTGCCGGGCATCGCCGACATCCGCAGCAGCCTCTACACCTCAGACACCATCATGCGCGTCGACGAGCGCCCCAGGCGTCTCGTGATCCTCGGCGGTGGCTTCATCGCGGCGGAGTTCGCGCACGTGTTCGCCTCGCTCGGCACGAAGGTCACCTTGATCAACCGCTCAGAGGTCCTGTTGCGCGGGGCCGACCGTGAGATCTCGGAGCAGTTCGCCCACAAGCTGGGCCGGCGCGTGCAGCTGCGCCTCAACCAGGCGCTGTCGTCCTTCGAGCGGAGCGCCGACGGCGGGGTCACCGTCGTCACGACGGACCGCAACGGCATCGAGTACGAGTACTACGCCGACGCGGTACTGATGGCCGTCGGACGGGAGCGCAACTCCGATGTCCTGGACCCGGCCGCAGGGGGAGTCGAGACGCGCGCCTTCGGTCAGATCCGGGTGGACGCGCAGCAGCGCACCAGCGCCGATGGCGTGTGGGCGCTGGGCGATGTCTCCTCGGACTACCTGCTCAAGCACGTGGCCAACGCTGAGATGCGTACCGTGCAGCACAACCTCCTGCACCCGGAGCGCCCCATCGAGACGGACCACCGCTACGTCCCCTATGCCGTCTTCAGCGACCCGCAGGTAGCGGCCGTCGGCGCCACCGAGGAGCAGCTCAAGAACTGGGGGACCCCGTATGTCGCCGCCCGTCAGCGCTACGGCGACGTGGCCTACGGCTGGGCGCTCGAGGATGAGGGGCACTTCGTCAAGTTGCTCGCAGATCCGGGGAGCCTGCGGCTGCTCGGCGCCCACATCATCGGCCCTCAGGCGCCCACGCTGATCCAGCCCCTCATCCAGGCGATGAGCTTCGGGCTGCGCGTCGACGAGATGGCCCGCGGCCAGTACTGGATCCACCCCGCGCTGCCGGAGGTGGTCGAGAACGCGCTGCTGGGCCTGCTCTCCGCCCAGCGGCACGCGGAGCAGCACAAGTGA
- a CDS encoding GerMN domain-containing protein, whose protein sequence is MAGDEAEDWLPRLYEEEGPTLHRLCVLLGAEDRSATIVRSALLALQRRSNRLIDPVERVYFVQEYVVHLARATRPALQPLHLPQVDEPRQDEILRAVSAMAPRTAELLIVSHYLSVFGPDLAGIMRLSVRGANVKLEGALEQLRARVGAPTLGSQPGVIESLSQELTAALRSAARVTAVPETDMLEGELEHISEDRGTRFRPRAVVVLTVLAVLVGIVLAALMRDDIGTTVEPAPEPVVTPTAVESRSINATVRNTPLYYVASDWRLYRELRDLPSTGNLVRAALNSLLGLVPMDPDYRTVWSAGNLLSAEIDGDELIVDLSAEAYEGLTSPVAIARARDQVIYTASELVGNPRLKVVFRSDGGTPPEGFNDPEGYGRTGLDPMPAVWISSPRNQATLSAGQASIIGTVKEGVGVPVVRITDQDSGEVILETTAQTTAGVNVEGWRVWTVTTSLPKGSLDITVTVLDGDPPVEVKENKAVTVS, encoded by the coding sequence GTGGCGGGCGACGAGGCGGAAGACTGGCTCCCCAGGCTGTACGAGGAGGAAGGGCCGACCCTGCACCGGCTCTGCGTCCTCCTCGGTGCCGAGGACCGGTCCGCCACCATCGTGCGCAGCGCGCTGCTGGCGCTGCAGCGCCGGTCCAACCGGCTCATCGACCCCGTCGAGCGGGTCTACTTCGTGCAGGAATACGTCGTGCATCTGGCGCGCGCCACGCGGCCTGCGCTGCAGCCCCTGCACCTGCCGCAGGTGGATGAGCCCCGGCAGGACGAGATCCTCCGCGCCGTGTCGGCCATGGCTCCGCGCACCGCGGAGCTCCTCATCGTCAGCCATTACCTCTCGGTGTTCGGCCCGGACCTGGCCGGCATCATGCGGCTCTCGGTGCGCGGCGCGAACGTCAAGCTCGAGGGGGCGCTCGAACAACTGCGTGCCAGGGTCGGTGCGCCGACGCTCGGCAGCCAGCCCGGTGTGATCGAGTCACTCTCCCAGGAGTTGACGGCCGCGCTGCGCTCCGCGGCCCGCGTCACCGCGGTGCCGGAGACGGACATGCTCGAGGGCGAACTGGAGCACATCTCCGAAGACCGCGGCACCAGGTTCCGGCCGCGTGCCGTGGTGGTGTTGACAGTGCTCGCCGTCCTCGTCGGGATCGTGCTGGCCGCGTTGATGCGCGACGACATCGGCACCACCGTCGAACCCGCCCCTGAACCGGTGGTCACACCGACGGCGGTGGAGTCGCGGTCGATCAACGCCACGGTGCGCAACACGCCGCTGTACTACGTGGCCAGCGACTGGCGGCTCTACCGGGAGCTGCGCGATCTGCCCTCCACCGGGAACCTGGTGCGGGCGGCGCTCAACTCGCTGCTGGGCCTCGTGCCGATGGACCCGGACTACCGCACCGTCTGGAGTGCCGGGAACCTGCTCAGCGCCGAGATCGATGGCGACGAGCTGATCGTGGACCTGTCGGCGGAGGCCTATGAGGGCCTGACCTCACCCGTGGCCATCGCCCGCGCGCGTGACCAGGTGATCTACACGGCCTCCGAACTGGTGGGCAACCCGCGGCTGAAGGTGGTCTTCCGCTCCGACGGGGGCACCCCGCCCGAGGGATTCAACGATCCCGAGGGGTACGGGCGCACCGGTCTGGACCCGATGCCGGCGGTGTGGATCAGCTCACCGCGCAACCAGGCGACGCTGAGCGCCGGGCAGGCCTCGATCATCGGCACCGTGAAGGAGGGCGTTGGCGTTCCCGTCGTCCGGATCACGGATCAGGACTCTGGCGAGGTCATCCTCGAGACCACTGCCCAGACCACGGCCGGCGTCAACGTCGAGGGCTGGCGGGTGTGGACGGTGACCACCTCGCTGCCGAAGGGCAGCCTCGACATCACCGTGACCGTCCTCGACGGTGATCCGCCGGTCGAGGTCAAGGAGAACAAGGCCGTCACGGTCTCCTAA